DNA sequence from the Candidatus Kaistella beijingensis genome:
TCCGCACCAAGTTGCGCCGTATTGAACCACTACTTTTTCATTGTCTGCAACGATTTGCTGCAAATTGTCTTCTGCTAATTCTGTGTACATAATTGTTTAATTAGTTTTGGTGTGTCGCCAAATATTCTGCGGTAGATTTTCTGTCCGCCTTCATCGCATCTTTACCTTCTTCCCAGTTTGCAGGACAAACTTCACCATGTTTTTGAACGTGCGTGTAAGCGTCGATCAATCTTAAATATTCTTTTACATTTCTTCCTAAAGGCATATCGTTTACCGATTCGTGAAAGATTTTTCCAGTTTCGTCAACCAAATAAGTTGCTCTGTACGTTACATTGGAACCGGTGAAGAACTCATTTCCTTCTTCATCGAATTCGAAATCTTGGTCAACAATTCCTAAAATATTTGCCAATTGACGGTGAGTGTCTGCAAGGATTGGGTAAGTTACGCCTTCAATTCCGCCGTTGTCTCTCGCTGTATTTAACCAAGCGAAGTGAACTTCGTTGGTGTCGCAAGAAGCACCGATGATTTTGGTATTTCTTTTTTCAAACTCGGGTAAAGCCTCTTGGAAAGCGTGCAATTCGGTAGGACAAACAAAAGTGAAATCTTTCGGATACCAAAACAAAAGCACTTTTTGTTGGTTTTTTGTTGCCTCCTCAAAGATGTTGATTTTTAAATCGTCTCCCATTTCAGACATTGCGTCGATTGTGATGTTTGGGAATTTTTTTCCTACTAATGACATGTTATAATTATTTTAAAATTAGACGGTGCAAAGATATGAAGATTTTATCAATTAAAGAAGCAATAATTATTTATAATATCTATCAGAATAATGAATCCGATAATCAAAATAAAAAATGATGTTTTGACCTAAACACACAAGAAAAGTTTTAAAACTTTAACGCCTTTCTTTGTAGTAAAACACTTAAAAATTCAGAAAAAATTGCTAAATTCACTTCGTGAAATCCCTTAATTATAAAATCGCCATCATTTCTGAAAGCCAAGTACTAATGATGATGTAGGAGAATCAATAAGACCATTAAAAATATAAATACCTAGATATGAAAAAGATTTTAGTTATTCTGTTTGTAGCTTTTGTACTCATTCAGTTTTTCCCGATTGATAAAAATAATCCTGCGCCAACGCCGCAAATGGATTTTTTAAATATTAAAAAAACCCCGGAAACTACAGCAACTTTAATTCGAAATGGTTGTTACGATTGTCACAGTAACGAATCAAAATATCCGTGGTATTCTAATGTACAACCGATTGCTTGGTTTTTGAAGGATCATATCGATGAAGGCAGAAAAGAACTTAATTTCTCAACTTTTGCAACACTTGAACCCAAAAAACAGGCGCATAAATTAGATGAAGCCGCTGAAATGATTGAAAAAGGAGAGATGCCTTTAGATTCATATATTTTAGCACATTCTGAAGCGAAATTTTCTGAAGCTCAAAAACAGGAACTGATCAAATATTTTAAGTTCCAGGCAAATGATATTAGAATCTTGAATAATCTTCCTACGGAAAAAGGGGCGGAATAAAGTATTGAGTTTTTGAATATACCAACATTATCAAACGAAATCAAACAATTTCAAACCACATCAAACTTTAGACTTGAAACTTGAAACAATTTTTCTGCTATGTTAATGGATCTTTCAAAATATTACGTTTTTTATGATGGCGAATGCGGTTTTTGCAACCGTTGGGTAAAATGGATTTTAGACAACGACAAAAAAGACCAATTCCTATTTGCAGCACTGCAATCTGAATTTGGGCAAGGTTTTCTAAAAGAAAGAAATCTAAAAAACGACAAATTCGGTACGCTTTATCTTTGGAAACCAAATTCTTACTATTTGGAAAAATCACAGGCGGTTTTTGCCATCGGAAGAATCTTGGGCGGACTTAACGGAATCTTCGGAAATATGAATTTTTTCCCAAGAATGTTGAGCGATTTTGTTTACGATAAGGTGGCTGAAAACAGAGATAAAATTCCTTCGCAAAAATGTTTTGTTCCAACCGAAGAGGAAAGGAAGAAGTTTTTAGGATGATATTTTTTGTGATGTGGATGTAAAATTCAATATTGCAGCCATCAAACGAATTCAGGGAATTTCAAATAACATCAAACTTCAATCACGAATCTCGTAACTCGAATCCCGCAACTCATAACTCGTATCTCGAACCTCGTTCCAAATTTATATATTTGCACCTATGGAATACAACACCGAAAGGACTCAACTTCACCTGCCTGAATACGGCAGAATTATACAGCAACTCGTGGAACGCTGCAAAGAACTTCCTACCAAGGAAGAACGCAACGAAATGGCGGTTGCCATCGTAGATTTCATGGGACAAAGAAATCCACAGCTTCGCGACGAAGAAAACTATAAACATAAACTTTGGGACCATCTGTACATTCTTTCGGGCTACGATTTGGATGTGGATTCGCCTTATGCTTTCCCAACCATTGAAGAAATGCGTGAGAAACCAAAGAAAATGGATTATCCGATTCTTCAGGGTGAATTTAAGTTTTACGGAAAAAGTATTTTGCAGCTTATCGAGAAAGCGATTGAGTTAGAAGCGGGAGATGAGAAAGACGCCCTCATTCAGGTTATTGCGAATAATATGAAGAAATCCTACAATGTTTATAACAAAGAACACGTTCAGGACGAGGTAATTTTTCGCCATTTGAAAGACCTTTCGGAAGATCGACTGGATTTAACGAGTATTGATTCTTTAGACAAGAGCAAAATTTATTACGCAACCAACAGAAGCAATAAAAACAATCAGAAAGGCAACCAAAACAGCCAAAACAAAAGACGTAATTTTCATAATAATAAAAACCGTAAATAAGGATGAGCGGAACATTTCAAATAAGGGGAGGAAAACAGTTACACGGCGAAATTACGCCACAAGGTGCTAAAAATGAGGCGCTTCAAATCTTATGTGCGGTACTTTTAACGGACGAGGAAGTACGAATTAAAAATATTCCCGACATCCACGATGTGAACCGGCTGATTGAAATTCTCGGCGATTTCGGGGTGAAAATTACCAAAAATGGCCACGGTGATTATACCTTCAAAGCTGATGACATCAATTTCGATTATGTAAAATCAAAGGAATTTAAAAAAGACGGAGCCAAGCTTCGCGGTTCGATAATGCTTTTGGGACCAATGTTGGCAAGATTTGGTGAAGCGTATATGCCGACTCCGGGTGGAGATAAAATTGGAAGAAGAAGATTGGATACCCATTTTCAAGGTTTGGTAGAACTAGGTGCGGAATTTCATTATGACGAACAGGAATATTTCTATTCTTTAAAAGCAAAAGAACTTCACGGGAAATTTATTTTGTTGGAAGAAGCTTCTGTTACCGGAACGGCGAACATTGTTATGGCGGCAGTTTTGGCGAAAGGAAAAACGAGAGTTTATAACGCGGCGTGTGAACCTTATCTGCAACAGCTTTGCAAAATGCTCAACAGAATGGGCGCAAACATTTCCGGAATCGGTTCCAATTTATTGACGATTGAAGGGGTGAATCATCTTCGTGGAACAGAACACACCATGCTTCCCGATATGGTTGAAATCGGTTCTTGGATTGGACTTGCTGCGATGACAAAATCTGAAATGACCATAAAAAATGTGAACTGGAACCAACTCGGTGTCATTCCAAACACTTTCCGAAAATTGGGAATTAAGTTGGAGCAAAGTGGCGACGATATTTATATTCCTGCACAGGAACATTATAAAATTCAGAAATTTATAGACGGTTCTATTCTTACTGTTTCCGACGCACCATGGCCGGGATTTACGCCGGATCTGCTTTCCATTATTTTGGTAGTGGCAACTCAAGCGAAAGGAACTGTTCTTGTGCACCAAAAAATGTTTGAATCCCGTTTATTTTTCGTTGATAAACTCATCGATATGGGTGCTCAAATTATTTTGTGTGATCCGCACCGTGCAACAGTGGTTGGCTTAAATCACGAATATCCGTTGCGTGGGACTACGATGACTTCTCCCGACATTCGTGCAGGAAACGCA
Encoded proteins:
- a CDS encoding DUF4290 domain-containing protein, with protein sequence MEYNTERTQLHLPEYGRIIQQLVERCKELPTKEERNEMAVAIVDFMGQRNPQLRDEENYKHKLWDHLYILSGYDLDVDSPYAFPTIEEMREKPKKMDYPILQGEFKFYGKSILQLIEKAIELEAGDEKDALIQVIANNMKKSYNVYNKEHVQDEVIFRHLKDLSEDRLDLTSIDSLDKSKIYYATNRSNKNNQKGNQNSQNKRRNFHNNKNRK
- a CDS encoding heme-binding domain-containing protein, giving the protein MKKILVILFVAFVLIQFFPIDKNNPAPTPQMDFLNIKKTPETTATLIRNGCYDCHSNESKYPWYSNVQPIAWFLKDHIDEGRKELNFSTFATLEPKKQAHKLDEAAEMIEKGEMPLDSYILAHSEAKFSEAQKQELIKYFKFQANDIRILNNLPTEKGAE
- the murA gene encoding UDP-N-acetylglucosamine 1-carboxyvinyltransferase; amino-acid sequence: MSGTFQIRGGKQLHGEITPQGAKNEALQILCAVLLTDEEVRIKNIPDIHDVNRLIEILGDFGVKITKNGHGDYTFKADDINFDYVKSKEFKKDGAKLRGSIMLLGPMLARFGEAYMPTPGGDKIGRRRLDTHFQGLVELGAEFHYDEQEYFYSLKAKELHGKFILLEEASVTGTANIVMAAVLAKGKTRVYNAACEPYLQQLCKMLNRMGANISGIGSNLLTIEGVNHLRGTEHTMLPDMVEIGSWIGLAAMTKSEMTIKNVNWNQLGVIPNTFRKLGIKLEQSGDDIYIPAQEHYKIQKFIDGSILTVSDAPWPGFTPDLLSIILVVATQAKGTVLVHQKMFESRLFFVDKLIDMGAQIILCDPHRATVVGLNHEYPLRGTTMTSPDIRAGNALLIAALSAQGKSIIHNIEQIDRGYENIDGRLKALGADIERI
- a CDS encoding peroxiredoxin, whose translation is MSLVGKKFPNITIDAMSEMGDDLKINIFEEATKNQQKVLLFWYPKDFTFVCPTELHAFQEALPEFEKRNTKIIGASCDTNEVHFAWLNTARDNGGIEGVTYPILADTHRQLANILGIVDQDFEFDEEGNEFFTGSNVTYRATYLVDETGKIFHESVNDMPLGRNVKEYLRLIDAYTHVQKHGEVCPANWEEGKDAMKADRKSTAEYLATHQN
- a CDS encoding thiol-disulfide oxidoreductase DCC family protein is translated as MLMDLSKYYVFYDGECGFCNRWVKWILDNDKKDQFLFAALQSEFGQGFLKERNLKNDKFGTLYLWKPNSYYLEKSQAVFAIGRILGGLNGIFGNMNFFPRMLSDFVYDKVAENRDKIPSQKCFVPTEEERKKFLG